Proteins co-encoded in one Papaver somniferum cultivar HN1 chromosome 5, ASM357369v1, whole genome shotgun sequence genomic window:
- the LOC113281318 gene encoding zinc finger CCCH domain-containing protein 17-like, protein MDIKKGNTDCVYFLASPLTCKKGMECEFRHSEVARLNPRDCYYWLAGNCLNPTCSFRHPPLERPETTSEPATVPQQSSVPATVPQQSSFPATVPRHSSVLVNKVSVPCYFYFNGFCNKGDKCTFMHGPNDVSATPKVPKKAPVVNIHPPETKTYTESIKVQPAIEAPSNPVKCITSKSAVKVQFRPQEVASQPVKRKVLERSPSLQASLPGNEEEPVKSDTPRSAEDGSEQSPSPEQKRSGEQVEEEHIEREEWWESSPGLDVLVDNGLEEYEDDHEYEPVHDREGVRLHDYMLQREYKDSVGYDPMEYTGAEVMYVSGIHDLYVDLDEEKMFDYACGASNQLMDRDLDHVPYEMRKILPRKVEVKGRNDMDLRDELRRRKRIEGYQPYNPRRYGPTSLEIKGKEYPRLLGMSQHPRPRQLASEVSHRTIGYGSQDRDVSGVDRRSLLSLSETRRNSSRQYENENRRRPHFLPSEVSPKVPVNRKKRGRPDTSTRDLFTEEKMKPTEAGGGKRFGSKRHRVTKTRSLAGDFEGPKPLNEILKEKKMSGSVNDSSNSPRSKQENNHHVGDERRDDESVEKNWMESVIDEDEEDGYEDYYDGDDGGFEEKLANIYS, encoded by the exons ATGGATATAAAGAAAGGAAATACCGATTGTGTTTATTTCTTAGCATCGCCTCTCACCTGCAAAAAG GGGATGGAGTGTGAGTTCCGGCATAGTGAGGTAGCGAGGCTTAATCCGAGGGATTGTTATTACTGGTTGGCTGGAAATTGCTTAAACCCCACCTGTTCTTTTCGACATCCG CCTTTAGAACGACCTGAGACAACGTCTGAGCCTGCTACTGTGCCGCAACAGTCATCCGTGCCTGCTACTGTGCCACAGCAATCGTCCTTCCCTGCTACTGTGCCACGACATTCATCCGTGCTTGTTAACAAAGTCAGTGTGCCGTGTTATTTCTACTTTAACGGGTTTTGTAACAAGGGTGATAAATGCACTTTCATGCATGGTCCAAATGATGTTTCAGCTACTCCCAAAGTACCGAAGAAAGCTCCAGTAGTTAACATCCATCCTCCAGAAACTAAGACGTATACGGAAAGTATTAAAGTACAACCTGCAATTGAAGCACCGTCCAATCCAGTTAAATGTATCACATCAAAATCAGCTGTGAAGGTGCAGTTTCGACCTCAAGAAGTTGCCTCGCAACCAGTTAAAAGGAAAGTATTGGAGCGAAGCCCGTCTCTGCAGGCATCATTGCCAGGTAATGAGGAGGAACCTGTCAAGTCCGATACCCCCCGTTCAGCAGAAGATGGTAGTGAACAAAGTCCTAGCCCTGAACAAAAACGCTCAGGGGAACAAGTTGAGGAGGAACACATTGAACGAGAAGAGTGGTGGGAGTCATCCCCAGGTCTGGATGTACTAGTGGACAATGGGCTGGAGGAGTACGAGGATGACCATGAGTATGAACCAGTACATGATAGAGAAGGTGTCAGACTCCATGACTATATGCTTCAGCGCGAGTACAAGGATTCTGTTGGATATGATCCTATGGAGTACACAGGAGCAGAAGTTATGTATGTTAGTGGAATACATGACCTGTATGTTGACTTAGATGAAGAAAAGATGTTTGATTATGCTTGTGGTGCCTCCAATCAGTTGATGGACAGGGATTTGGATCATGTACCATATGAAATGAGAAAAATCTTGCCTAGGAAAGTGGAAGTTAAGGGCAGAAATGACATGGATCTTCGGGATGAACTAAGGAGACGTAAGAGGATTGAAGGTTATCAACCGTACAACCCTAGAAGGTATGGCCCAACTAGTCTGGAAATAAAAGGCAAAGAGTACCCTAGACTGCTTGGCATGAGTCAGCACCCTCGCCCTCGACAACTGGCATCTGAAGTGAGTCATAGGACGATTGGGTATGGTAGTCAAGATCGTGACGTAAGTGGTGTCGACAGAAGAAGCTTACTGAGCCTGTCAGAAACTCGCCGAAATAGTTCACGGCAATATGAGAATGAAAACAGGCGCAGACCACATTTTCTTCCATCTGAGGTTTCCCCCAAGGTCCCTGTTAATAGGAAAAAGAGAGGGCGACCTGATACTTCTACTCGCGACTTGTTTACGGAGGAGAAAATGAAACCTACGGAGGCTGGAGGAGGAAAGAGGTTTGGGAGCAAAAGGCATCGAGTCACTAAAACGAGGTCATTGGCGGGGGACTTTGAGGGGCCAAAACCCCTAAATGAGATACTCAAGGAGAAAAAGATGTCGGGTTCGGTGAATGACAGTAGTAATAGTCCAAGGTCGAAACAAGAAAATAATCATCACGTTGGTGATGAGAGAAGGGATGATGAATCTGTTGAGAAAAATTGGATGGAATCGGTGATtgacg
- the LOC113281319 gene encoding E3 ubiquitin-protein ligase At3g02290-like isoform X1, with protein MSSLTFSATAMGAFCCCPCSEEFEEYAGPSSHLYRHCICLRYFLHLFSGNGAAFHRLEGRSAASSVQGATSSSTELGTTLPDSSLTRPMPYDAEQRFTRLQRDGLVLRREKSVSNIQEENQLLRRSNGSSCVEPVGGGKKWDGVESDEEYKIGRSESSKSLSTKMSHGLAFIMPSSEDEDVCPTCLDEYTPENPKIITRCSHHFHLGCIYEWMERSDSCPLCGKEMEFCESL; from the exons ATGTCTTCACTCACATTTTCAG CCACGGCTATGGGCGCGTTTTGCTGTTGTCCGTGTAGTGAAGAGTTTGAAGAGTATGCTGGTCCTAGTAGCCATTTATATAGACATTGCATATGTCTGCGGTACTTTCTTCACCTATTCAGTGGG AATGGTGCAGCATTCCATAGACTTGAAGGCCGGTCAGCTGCATCGTCAGTCCAAGGAGCCACTTCTTCATCAACGGAGCTGGGCACTACACTACCCGATAGTTCCTTGACTAGACCAATGCCATATGATGCTGAACAAAGGTTTACCCGCTTACAACGTGATGGGTTGGTTTTGAGGCGTGAGAAGTCCGTGAGCAACATTCAGGAAGAGAATCAGTTGCTTAGAAGAAGCAATGGTAGCTCTTGTGTAGAACCGGTGGGTGGAGGGAAGAAATGGGATGGCGTTGAGTCTGATGAAGAATATAAAATTGGTCGTTCAGAGTCCTCTAAGTCTTTATCTACAAAGATGTCGCATGGACTAGCTTTTATAATGCCATCTTCTGAGGACGAAGACGTCTGCCCGACATGCCTTGATG AGTACACTCCTGAAAATCCCAAGATCATTACACGATGCTCCCATCATTTTCACCTTGGCTGTATATATGAGTGGATGGAAAGGAGCGATAGTTGTCCACTCTGTGGCAAG GAGATGGAGTTTTGCGAAAGCCTGTGA
- the LOC113281319 gene encoding E3 ubiquitin-protein ligase At3g02290-like isoform X2 produces the protein MGAFCCCPCSEEFEEYAGPSSHLYRHCICLRYFLHLFSGNGAAFHRLEGRSAASSVQGATSSSTELGTTLPDSSLTRPMPYDAEQRFTRLQRDGLVLRREKSVSNIQEENQLLRRSNGSSCVEPVGGGKKWDGVESDEEYKIGRSESSKSLSTKMSHGLAFIMPSSEDEDVCPTCLDEYTPENPKIITRCSHHFHLGCIYEWMERSDSCPLCGKEMEFCESL, from the exons ATGGGCGCGTTTTGCTGTTGTCCGTGTAGTGAAGAGTTTGAAGAGTATGCTGGTCCTAGTAGCCATTTATATAGACATTGCATATGTCTGCGGTACTTTCTTCACCTATTCAGTGGG AATGGTGCAGCATTCCATAGACTTGAAGGCCGGTCAGCTGCATCGTCAGTCCAAGGAGCCACTTCTTCATCAACGGAGCTGGGCACTACACTACCCGATAGTTCCTTGACTAGACCAATGCCATATGATGCTGAACAAAGGTTTACCCGCTTACAACGTGATGGGTTGGTTTTGAGGCGTGAGAAGTCCGTGAGCAACATTCAGGAAGAGAATCAGTTGCTTAGAAGAAGCAATGGTAGCTCTTGTGTAGAACCGGTGGGTGGAGGGAAGAAATGGGATGGCGTTGAGTCTGATGAAGAATATAAAATTGGTCGTTCAGAGTCCTCTAAGTCTTTATCTACAAAGATGTCGCATGGACTAGCTTTTATAATGCCATCTTCTGAGGACGAAGACGTCTGCCCGACATGCCTTGATG AGTACACTCCTGAAAATCCCAAGATCATTACACGATGCTCCCATCATTTTCACCTTGGCTGTATATATGAGTGGATGGAAAGGAGCGATAGTTGTCCACTCTGTGGCAAG GAGATGGAGTTTTGCGAAAGCCTGTGA